One genomic window of Prochlorococcus sp. MIT 0603 includes the following:
- a CDS encoding amino acid ABC transporter substrate-binding protein: MYRVISGIVAFSMLLAGCATRNQENISRLDLIKKRNELKCGVSGKIPGFSFLGSDGSYKGLDVDICKSFAAAFLGDATKVQYRPLTAAERFTAIKTGEIDLLSRNTTFTLSRDSSGGNGLAFAPVVFHDGQGLMVKRRSRIKSIKGLSGKSICVGSGTTTEQNINDAFESKSFPYTPIKYQDLNQVVAGYLQGRCSAMTSDRSQLAAARSGFKNPDDHIILDDVLSKEPLSPASDGRDYQLADAMRWVIFALISAEEQGITKTNIDEKVQIARDNPQLKPLRRFLGIEGDLGEKVGLSNDFVVKVIGSTGNYGEIYNRHLGPSSEVPIPRGLNHLYSNGGVHISPPFN; this comes from the coding sequence ATGTATCGCGTCATTTCAGGAATAGTTGCCTTTTCTATGCTATTAGCAGGCTGTGCAACAAGAAATCAAGAAAATATCTCCAGACTTGATTTGATTAAAAAGCGCAATGAGTTGAAATGTGGCGTAAGCGGAAAAATACCTGGATTTAGTTTTTTGGGGAGCGATGGAAGTTATAAAGGCTTAGATGTTGATATTTGCAAGTCATTTGCTGCAGCTTTTTTAGGTGATGCAACAAAGGTGCAATACAGACCTTTAACAGCAGCAGAAAGATTTACAGCCATAAAGACTGGTGAAATTGACTTGTTGTCGAGAAATACAACTTTTACTCTTAGCAGAGACTCTTCAGGAGGGAATGGACTTGCTTTCGCACCAGTTGTTTTTCATGATGGACAGGGCTTGATGGTAAAACGAAGAAGTCGAATTAAAAGCATTAAGGGACTTAGCGGTAAATCAATTTGTGTGGGCTCAGGAACAACAACTGAGCAAAATATTAACGATGCTTTTGAATCCAAATCATTCCCTTATACACCAATTAAGTATCAAGACCTTAATCAGGTAGTTGCTGGCTATTTGCAGGGTCGTTGCTCAGCTATGACCTCTGACCGCTCTCAATTAGCTGCAGCCAGGTCCGGCTTTAAGAATCCAGATGATCACATCATCCTTGATGATGTTCTTAGTAAAGAACCATTGTCGCCAGCTTCTGATGGTAGGGATTATCAGCTTGCAGATGCAATGCGATGGGTCATTTTTGCTCTTATCTCTGCTGAAGAACAAGGGATAACAAAAACCAATATTGATGAAAAAGTGCAAATAGCAAGAGATAATCCTCAGCTGAAACCGTTAAGAAGATTTTTGGGTATAGAAGGAGATCTTGGTGAGAAAGTCGGCCTTAGTAATGACTTTGTTGTTAAGGTCATTGGCTCAACTGGTAATTACGGCGAAATTTATAATAGACATCTTGGCCCAAGTAGTGAAGTCCCAATTCCAAGAGGATTGAATCACTTATATAGCAATGGAGGTGTTCATATATCACCTCCATTTAATTAA
- a CDS encoding MBL fold metallo-hydrolase, protein MDLKKIRLKKNIAGPFFVDSSCIDCGSCWRIDPKHFAPDRNTAYVHAQPNGTKEIQKAFLALLDCPVSAIGASKEVTADCSTDTFPIFVTKYSSGEVYYCGWSSRKSFGASSWLIRSNNGNVLIDSPRWSPILAKRLLKMGGISQMILTHRDDVADHAQWSQSLRCERWIHEDDLDAAPDVENTLIGMRTLSLRQYLKLIPTPGHTQGSIVILLDDQQQILFSGDHLWWDLEKQALVASKDYCWWSWAEQLKSIKKLQDLDVRWLLPGHGHAKHFKEGEWKAAVEQTLQYEKDMGKPLSNISL, encoded by the coding sequence ATGGACCTAAAAAAAATCCGACTAAAGAAAAATATAGCTGGTCCTTTTTTTGTAGATTCAAGCTGCATTGATTGTGGTAGTTGCTGGCGAATAGACCCTAAGCATTTTGCACCAGATAGGAACACTGCTTACGTTCATGCGCAACCAAATGGGACAAAAGAAATTCAAAAAGCCTTCTTAGCTTTACTCGATTGCCCAGTATCAGCAATTGGAGCCTCAAAAGAAGTAACAGCAGATTGCTCAACTGATACTTTTCCAATATTCGTAACAAAATATTCTTCAGGAGAGGTTTATTACTGTGGTTGGAGCTCTCGAAAGAGCTTTGGGGCAAGTAGCTGGCTAATAAGAAGTAATAATGGGAATGTCCTCATTGATTCGCCACGTTGGAGTCCTATACTCGCTAAACGACTTTTAAAGATGGGCGGTATTAGCCAAATGATACTCACACATCGAGACGATGTTGCCGATCATGCTCAATGGTCTCAGTCATTGAGATGTGAGAGATGGATACACGAAGATGATCTTGATGCTGCACCTGATGTAGAGAATACATTAATAGGGATGAGAACCCTCTCACTAAGACAATATCTTAAACTGATTCCCACTCCAGGGCATACTCAAGGTTCAATAGTGATTTTACTTGACGATCAACAACAAATACTTTTTAGTGGTGACCATCTCTGGTGGGATCTTGAAAAGCAGGCACTAGTCGCATCAAAAGATTATTGCTGGTGGAGCTGGGCTGAGCAGTTAAAATCAATCAAAAAGCTCCAAGATCTTGACGTTAGATGGTTACTTCCTGGACATGGACATGCCAAACACTTTAAAGAAGGCGAATGGAAGGCAGCTGTTGAACAAACACTCCAATATGAAAAGGACATGGGAAAGCCACTATCAAATATTTCTCTGTAG
- a CDS encoding potassium channel family protein, with amino-acid sequence MQKLFFRGYKIKDLAIPWLGPIFSLVSLFIVGAIGYRMTEGWDWGDCLWMVLITITTIGFGEVEPLSATGRIVTFLIIGGGLVIVQLTLQKLLGLSESGYFRRMRELKLQRMLRRMRNHVIICGYGRIGKEISQQLQSEEVPILIVELDPAMKNAAEKEGLNVLFADATLDETLLLAGIKSCRSLVVALSNDAANLYVVLSARGLSKDCRLISRAESEEAANKLRLAGATVVVSPYIAAGKAMAATALRPLAVNFMELLAGSQCEIEEFLLTDDVEKFAQIKNRTLSELNVGRQSGAMVLAIRDGDDLITNPGGDFVISPGQLLIALGNKKQLALLRQLIGDILLTVEKINY; translated from the coding sequence ATGCAGAAACTTTTTTTTCGAGGATACAAAATTAAAGACCTAGCCATCCCTTGGCTAGGTCCAATTTTTTCTTTAGTCTCATTGTTTATTGTTGGAGCTATCGGTTATCGGATGACAGAGGGGTGGGATTGGGGAGATTGCCTTTGGATGGTTCTTATAACTATCACTACAATAGGTTTTGGTGAGGTTGAGCCACTTAGCGCAACTGGAAGAATCGTAACTTTTTTGATCATAGGTGGAGGACTAGTAATAGTTCAATTAACACTTCAGAAATTATTAGGTCTTTCTGAATCTGGTTATTTCCGAAGAATGAGAGAATTAAAATTGCAAAGGATGCTAAGACGAATGCGTAATCATGTGATTATTTGCGGCTATGGCCGAATTGGCAAAGAAATTTCTCAGCAGCTTCAATCTGAGGAGGTGCCTATTCTCATTGTAGAGTTGGACCCAGCTATGAAAAATGCTGCTGAGAAAGAAGGGTTGAATGTTTTGTTTGCAGATGCGACTTTGGATGAGACATTATTGTTGGCTGGAATTAAAAGTTGTAGGAGCCTAGTGGTTGCGTTATCTAACGATGCGGCCAATCTTTATGTTGTTTTAAGTGCAAGAGGACTAAGTAAAGATTGTCGCTTGATTTCAAGAGCGGAAAGCGAAGAGGCTGCTAATAAGCTCAGGCTCGCAGGTGCGACAGTAGTAGTGAGTCCATATATAGCTGCAGGCAAGGCTATGGCAGCAACTGCTTTACGACCTTTAGCGGTTAATTTTATGGAATTGTTGGCGGGATCACAATGTGAAATTGAAGAATTTCTTCTTACTGATGATGTTGAAAAGTTTGCTCAAATAAAAAACAGAACTTTGTCTGAATTGAATGTAGGTCGTCAAAGTGGTGCAATGGTTTTAGCAATACGAGATGGTGATGATTTAATAACGAACCCTGGTGGAGATTTTGTGATTTCTCCAGGACAACTACTAATTGCTTTAGGGAACAAAAAGCAATTAGCTCTTTTGAGACAACTGATAGGAGATATTTTGCTTACAGTTGAGAAAATTAATTATTAG
- a CDS encoding ABC transporter permease subunit → MNASKNIYIQCVVLACVIFLCVLLINNLTINLARSGLEFSFSWLFRPASFALAEHPLPYSASDSYAWALFMGWLNSLKVIFSSLFFATFIGVFIGLSRIGSNSLLVMVAAWYITIVRQTPLLLQLMFWYFVAFLGLKDNIFAPIKGFLIVSNQGIELLGLHLSSEFSALLFGLSVFTGAYIAEVVRGGILSVPRGQWEAFRSLGLSESIGLYRIIIPQSLPAIIPGLTSQYLNLAKNSTLAIAVGYSDIYAINDTVINQTGRAIESFVILLVSFLVLNLLISNGMEVVNKIAMNSKKI, encoded by the coding sequence ATGAATGCAAGCAAGAATATTTATATTCAATGCGTGGTATTAGCATGTGTGATTTTCTTATGCGTACTATTAATCAATAACTTAACTATAAATCTTGCAAGATCTGGACTCGAATTTAGTTTCTCTTGGTTATTCAGACCAGCAAGCTTTGCATTAGCTGAACACCCTTTGCCGTATTCGGCTTCAGATAGTTATGCATGGGCTTTATTTATGGGTTGGCTAAACAGTCTTAAAGTGATTTTTAGCTCATTATTCTTCGCTACTTTTATTGGAGTATTTATAGGCTTATCTAGGATTGGTAGTAATTCATTACTGGTGATGGTTGCGGCATGGTATATCACGATAGTTAGACAAACGCCGCTTTTACTTCAGCTTATGTTCTGGTACTTTGTGGCCTTTTTAGGGCTAAAAGATAATATTTTTGCGCCTATAAAAGGTTTCCTGATTGTTTCTAATCAAGGCATAGAATTATTGGGGCTTCATCTGTCTTCAGAGTTTTCAGCATTATTATTTGGATTAAGTGTCTTTACTGGAGCTTATATTGCTGAAGTGGTTCGTGGCGGGATCCTTTCAGTCCCAAGAGGGCAATGGGAGGCCTTTAGGAGCCTGGGATTGTCTGAAAGTATTGGACTTTATAGAATAATAATACCCCAATCACTCCCCGCAATTATTCCAGGTCTAACAAGTCAATATCTTAACCTTGCTAAAAATAGTACTTTGGCAATCGCAGTTGGATATTCAGATATTTATGCTATTAATGATACAGTTATAAATCAAACTGGTAGAGCTATAGAAAGCTTTGTCATATTATTAGTTAGTTTCTTGGTCTTAAACTTATTAATTAGTAATGGGATGGAAGTGGTTAATAAAATTGCTATGAATTCTAAAAAAATATAG
- a CDS encoding amino acid ABC transporter permease, which yields MPDLINWLLTSIILLIIGLCFIFTLKWLIFTANWKVVTQNLPLYAFGSFPPNQRWRPAIWIFSLLILSVFTLIGPNWGWFRKGLPLAWVSTIPLGIYLLSGGFGLSSVMSSNWGGLSLTILLTECSLFFSLPLGIFLALCRQSKLPLVNSLSSIYIDSMRAVPLIAVLFFGQLLIPLFLPIGIQVDRVWRAIFAFTLFVSAYIAEDIRGGLQAIPDTQIEAAETLGLNQFQITHFVLIPQALRIALPALTNQAIGLFQNTSLMAILGLVELLGVGRGLLANPEFIGQYIEVYIWLASVYWLFCTFMAIIGRHLEHRMTLDKGNL from the coding sequence ATGCCTGATCTTATCAATTGGCTGCTAACTTCCATTATTCTTTTGATTATTGGCTTATGTTTTATATTTACTTTGAAGTGGCTGATATTTACTGCGAATTGGAAAGTTGTAACTCAAAACCTTCCTTTATATGCTTTCGGTAGTTTTCCGCCTAATCAAAGGTGGCGGCCAGCTATTTGGATTTTTAGTCTTCTGATTCTTAGCGTTTTTACACTAATTGGACCTAATTGGGGATGGTTTCGTAAGGGCTTGCCTCTGGCATGGGTAAGTACTATCCCACTAGGGATTTATTTGCTTTCAGGTGGATTTGGCTTGTCATCTGTCATGAGTAGTAATTGGGGTGGGCTTTCTCTAACTATTCTTTTGACAGAATGTAGTTTGTTCTTTTCATTGCCCTTGGGGATATTCTTAGCTCTTTGCAGACAAAGTAAATTGCCATTGGTCAACAGTTTAAGTTCGATATATATAGATTCGATGAGAGCAGTCCCCTTGATTGCAGTGCTTTTTTTTGGTCAACTGCTTATCCCATTATTTCTTCCTATAGGAATACAAGTGGATCGTGTTTGGAGGGCAATTTTTGCCTTTACTTTATTTGTCTCTGCATATATAGCTGAAGATATACGCGGCGGACTGCAGGCTATCCCAGATACACAAATAGAAGCAGCAGAGACTCTTGGTTTAAACCAATTTCAAATTACCCATTTTGTATTAATTCCTCAGGCTCTAAGAATTGCCTTGCCAGCCCTGACGAATCAAGCTATTGGCCTTTTTCAAAACACGTCTTTAATGGCAATTTTAGGATTAGTAGAATTGCTAGGTGTTGGTAGAGGCTTATTAGCAAACCCTGAGTTTATTGGTCAATATATTGAAGTCTATATTTGGTTGGCGAGTGTTTATTGGTTGTTTTGTACATTTATGGCTATTATTGGTAGACATCTTGAGCATAGAATGACTCTTGACAAGGGGAATCTATGA
- a CDS encoding DUF938 domain-containing protein, which yields MDERLLFPATQRNRDSIAEVLSKFLTQSGSVLEIASGSGEHGVIFQERFPNICWQTSDPEPSHRKSISAWINHQGLSHKMPQPIDLDVERRPWPVTVELQSSIKLIVCINMIHISPWSSTEALFEEAGILLKKGQSLILYGPFKINGEHISESNSRFDNALKAQNSSWGVRDLNEVSEIGMRNRFEKREVIVMPANNFSVVFQMS from the coding sequence ATGGATGAAAGACTTCTTTTTCCAGCAACCCAACGAAATAGAGATTCCATAGCTGAGGTTCTTTCTAAGTTTCTCACTCAAAGCGGATCTGTTCTAGAAATTGCAAGTGGGAGTGGGGAGCATGGAGTGATATTTCAAGAAAGGTTTCCTAATATTTGCTGGCAAACCAGTGATCCAGAACCCTCTCATAGGAAAAGTATTAGTGCCTGGATTAATCACCAAGGGTTATCACATAAGATGCCTCAGCCTATAGACCTAGATGTTGAGAGAAGACCTTGGCCCGTAACTGTTGAATTACAATCTTCTATTAAACTCATCGTGTGCATAAACATGATCCACATATCTCCATGGTCATCTACAGAAGCTCTTTTTGAAGAAGCAGGAATTCTCTTGAAAAAGGGACAGTCGTTAATCCTTTATGGACCTTTTAAAATTAATGGGGAGCACATTAGTGAAAGCAACTCGAGATTTGATAATGCATTGAAGGCTCAAAATTCATCTTGGGGTGTGCGTGATTTGAACGAGGTTAGTGAAATAGGAATGAGAAACAGATTTGAAAAACGCGAGGTTATAGTTATGCCTGCCAATAACTTCTCGGTTGTTTTTCAAATGAGCTAA